A genomic region of Armatimonadota bacterium contains the following coding sequences:
- the dnaK gene encoding molecular chaperone DnaK, with protein sequence MGKVVGIDLGTTNSVIAAIIGGEPVVIPNREGSRLTPSVVAFTKTGERLVGQMAKRQAILNPENTIYSIKRFMGRRYSEVETERKMVPYKVVEGQHGMACVYIPAVDRTFTPEEISAMILQKLKEDAEAYLGEKIDGAVITVPAYFNDAQRTATKNAGEIAGLKVLRIINEPTAACLAYGLDKKGSETVLVWDLGGGTFDVSILEIGEGVFQVRATAGDTHLGGDDWDERIVNWLADEFRRQHGIDLRQDRQALQRLREAAERAKIELSSMVQTTINLPFITADATGPKHLDMVLTRAKFEELTADLVERCIPPYRQAMGDAKLTERDLHEVILVGGSTRMPMIQELVRRLTGKEPSKEVHPDEVVAVGAAIQAGVLAGQVREVVLLDVTPLSLGIETLGGVMTVLIPRNTTIPTRKSEIFTTAEDGQTQVEIHVLQGERPMARDNRTLGRFILDGIPPAPRGVPKIEVTFDIDANGILAVSAKDLATGREQSIKITGTSTLTREEIERMIREAEQHAEEDRRKREEAEALNRGDSLAYQAERLLRDQLSAAPESERKPLEEKARALREAVQARDVARVRQLTEELQQMIFRVSERLYRAAASGAPSGGGGSGERKGPDDVIDAEYKPSDQ encoded by the coding sequence ATGGGCAAGGTGGTGGGCATTGACCTAGGCACCACGAACTCCGTGATCGCCGCCATCATCGGCGGGGAGCCCGTAGTGATCCCCAACCGCGAGGGGAGCCGGCTCACGCCGTCCGTGGTGGCCTTCACCAAGACCGGGGAGCGCCTGGTGGGCCAGATGGCCAAGCGCCAGGCCATCCTGAACCCTGAAAACACTATCTACTCCATCAAGCGGTTCATGGGTCGCCGCTACAGCGAGGTGGAGACGGAGCGGAAGATGGTGCCCTACAAGGTGGTAGAAGGACAGCACGGGATGGCCTGCGTGTACATCCCCGCGGTGGACCGCACGTTTACCCCGGAGGAGATCTCCGCCATGATCCTCCAGAAGCTCAAGGAGGACGCGGAGGCGTACCTGGGGGAGAAGATCGACGGGGCGGTGATCACCGTCCCCGCCTACTTCAACGACGCCCAGCGCACCGCCACCAAGAACGCGGGGGAGATCGCAGGGCTGAAGGTGCTGCGCATCATCAACGAGCCCACGGCCGCGTGTCTGGCCTACGGCCTCGACAAGAAGGGCTCGGAGACGGTGCTAGTGTGGGACCTGGGCGGCGGCACCTTCGACGTCTCCATTCTGGAGATCGGAGAGGGCGTCTTCCAAGTCCGGGCCACGGCCGGCGACACCCACCTGGGCGGGGACGACTGGGACGAGCGGATTGTGAACTGGCTGGCGGATGAGTTCCGCAGGCAGCACGGCATCGACCTGCGGCAAGACCGCCAGGCCCTGCAGCGGCTGCGGGAGGCCGCGGAGCGGGCGAAGATCGAGCTCAGCTCCATGGTCCAGACCACCATCAACCTTCCCTTCATCACCGCGGACGCCACCGGGCCCAAGCACCTGGACATGGTGCTGACCCGGGCCAAGTTCGAGGAGCTCACCGCGGATCTGGTGGAGCGGTGCATCCCGCCTTACCGCCAGGCCATGGGCGACGCTAAGCTCACGGAGCGGGACCTGCACGAGGTCATCCTGGTGGGCGGCAGCACCCGGATGCCCATGATCCAGGAGCTGGTGCGTCGGCTTACGGGCAAGGAGCCCAGCAAGGAGGTCCACCCCGACGAGGTGGTGGCCGTCGGCGCCGCCATCCAGGCGGGGGTCCTGGCGGGTCAGGTGCGGGAGGTGGTGTTGCTGGACGTGACTCCGCTTTCGCTGGGCATCGAGACCCTGGGCGGGGTCATGACGGTCCTGATTCCCCGCAACACCACCATTCCCACCCGGAAGAGCGAGATCTTCACCACCGCGGAGGACGGTCAGACCCAGGTGGAGATCCACGTGCTGCAGGGCGAGCGGCCCATGGCCCGGGACAACCGCACCCTGGGGCGGTTCATCCTGGATGGGATCCCGCCCGCCCCGCGGGGGGTGCCGAAGATCGAGGTTACCTTTGACATCGACGCCAACGGGATCCTCGCGGTGTCCGCTAAGGATCTGGCCACGGGCCGGGAGCAGTCCATCAAGATCACGGGTACCAGCACCCTCACCCGGGAGGAGATCGAGCGCATGATCCGGGAGGCGGAGCAGCACGCGGAGGAGGACCGCCGCAAGCGAGAGGAGGCGGAGGCCCTCAACCGCGGGGACAGCCTGGCCTATCAGGCGGAGCGGCTCCTGCGGGATCAGCTGAGTGCGGCGCCGGAAAGCGAGCGCAAACCCCTGGAGGAAAAGGCCAGGGCGCTGCGGGAGGCGGTGCAGGCCCGGGACGTGGCAAGGGTCAGGCAGCTCACGGAGGAGCTGCAGCAGATGATCTTCCGCGTTTCCGAGCGGCTGTACCGTGCCGCCGCGAGCGGCGCCCCCTCGGGCGGAGGAGGGTCCGGGGAGCGCAAGGGGCCGGACGATGTGATTGACGCAGAGTACAAGCCCAGCGACCAGTAG
- a CDS encoding Hsp20/alpha crystallin family protein produces the protein MSILRWDPIRELRSMRRTIERLLDEMLEDFGTEVEAPERRREIWRPAVEVYETDTDVVVRAALPGVDPKSIDVQVDDRSVTVAAERREEKEERGRSYHRRELRYGRFERTLPLPTEVKPNEAKATYRDGVLEVRVPKAEAAQTRKVRVEVQ, from the coding sequence ATGAGCATCCTGCGGTGGGATCCGATCCGGGAGTTGCGCAGCATGCGGCGTACCATTGAGCGTCTGTTGGACGAAATGCTGGAGGACTTTGGAACGGAGGTCGAGGCTCCGGAGCGCCGTCGGGAGATCTGGCGGCCGGCGGTGGAGGTGTACGAGACCGACACGGATGTGGTGGTCCGGGCGGCGCTCCCAGGGGTGGATCCCAAGAGCATTGACGTGCAGGTGGACGACCGAAGCGTGACCGTAGCCGCGGAGCGCCGGGAGGAGAAGGAGGAGCGCGGCCGCAGCTACCACCGTCGGGAGCTGCGCTACGGCCGGTTCGAGCGGACCCTGCCGCTCCCCACGGAGGTGAAGCCCAACGAGGCCAAAGCCACCTACCGGGACGGGGTGCTGGAGGTCCGCGTCCCGAAGGCCGAGGCCGCGCAGACCCGGAAGGTGCGGGTGGAGGTCCAGTAG
- a CDS encoding MerR family transcriptional regulator codes for MGQRRVKTDTTPVYAIGIAAELLGVHPRTLRIYEEKGLIRPARRNRIRLFSDRDLQRVRLIQYLTREVGLNLAGVKLFLEIQERYEFVADVILQSAGKRITRERGD; via the coding sequence TTGGGGCAGCGGAGGGTGAAGACGGACACCACACCGGTCTACGCCATCGGCATCGCCGCGGAGCTCCTGGGCGTCCACCCGAGAACCCTCCGGATCTACGAGGAAAAGGGGCTGATCCGGCCGGCCCGGCGGAACCGGATCCGCCTCTTCAGCGACCGCGACCTCCAGCGGGTGCGGCTCATCCAGTACCTCACCCGGGAGGTCGGGCTCAACCTGGCTGGGGTGAAGCTCTTCCTGGAGATCCAGGAGCGGTACGAATTCGTGGCGGATGTGATCCTGCAGTCGGCGGGAAAGCGCATCACACGGGAAAGGGGGGATTGA
- a CDS encoding DMT family transporter, whose amino-acid sequence MRLGALLLLLLAAASHATWNLLAKRAGGGVALTWLFESLAVLLYLPLGIVSTILQKPRIGGVEVGSVLGSAVLHLGYFLALQRAYRAGDLSVVYPVARGTGPFLATLAAIAFLGERPTPPALLGALLIVGSLLGLIRGESLRRWTSPDRWALGYGVLTGVFIAGYTLWDKHAVSALRIPPILLDWGSHVGRWLLLTPLIRYRWPEVLRHWGVHRVEVFGLAVLVPLSYILVLTALRSSPVSTIAPAREVSILIGTWLGTRVLGEQEAWRRLLVACGMTAGVILLVVG is encoded by the coding sequence ATGCGCCTAGGGGCCCTCCTGCTCCTGCTGCTCGCCGCCGCTTCCCACGCCACCTGGAACCTCCTGGCAAAACGGGCGGGGGGTGGAGTGGCCCTCACGTGGCTGTTCGAGAGCCTCGCCGTCCTCCTGTACCTGCCCCTAGGGATCGTCTCCACGATCCTTCAGAAGCCCCGAATCGGGGGGGTGGAAGTGGGGTCCGTGCTGGGATCCGCGGTGCTGCACCTGGGCTATTTCCTCGCCCTGCAGCGGGCATACCGCGCGGGAGACCTCTCCGTGGTGTACCCCGTGGCGCGGGGCACCGGGCCGTTCCTGGCCACCCTGGCGGCCATCGCCTTTCTGGGAGAGCGCCCCACGCCTCCCGCACTCCTCGGTGCCCTGCTCATCGTCGGGAGCCTGTTGGGCCTCATCCGAGGGGAATCCCTGCGGCGCTGGACCTCCCCGGACCGGTGGGCCCTGGGCTACGGCGTCCTCACGGGGGTGTTCATCGCGGGCTACACCCTGTGGGACAAGCACGCGGTGAGCGCTCTCCGGATCCCTCCGATCCTCCTGGACTGGGGAAGTCATGTGGGGCGGTGGCTCCTGCTTACCCCGCTCATCCGGTACCGGTGGCCGGAGGTCCTCCGACACTGGGGGGTGCACCGTGTGGAGGTCTTCGGACTGGCGGTGTTGGTCCCCCTCTCCTACATTCTCGTGCTCACCGCCCTCCGCAGTAGCCCCGTGAGCACCATCGCGCCCGCCCGGGAGGTGAGTATCCTCATAGGGACCTGGCTGGGGACCCGGGTGCTGGGGGAACAGGAAGCCTGGCGGCGGCTGCTGGTGGCCTGCGGGATGACCGCGGGGGTGATCCTGCTGGTGGTGGGCTGA
- a CDS encoding DNA-3-methyladenine glycosylase 2 family protein gives MVSSFELPAPGLHLERTLSCGQTFRWSWVGRWARGVVGRTVLWLDPMPGYLRVYAEGEPLRPEAVRTYLLGRGPVRAAERRLCFDPVLRRILPLTRGISLLVQDPWEVLCSFLISQNNNIPKIRLSIERLCQALGERISARTEAFTFPSPERIAEAPVRILKGASLGYRASYLRATARIVADRLVDLGALRRAPLEEAREALLELPGVGEKVAECVLLFGLGHQEAFPVDVWVRRAVLELYFGGRTRTPREIRVWARERFGTLAGLAQQHLYHFARTSGRIRSDRGGEAV, from the coding sequence GTGGTGAGTTCGTTCGAGCTCCCGGCGCCGGGACTACACCTGGAGCGCACCCTGAGCTGCGGCCAGACCTTCCGGTGGTCCTGGGTGGGGCGATGGGCCCGGGGGGTGGTGGGGCGCACGGTGCTGTGGCTGGACCCCATGCCAGGCTATCTGCGGGTTTACGCGGAGGGAGAGCCGCTCAGGCCGGAAGCGGTGCGGACGTACCTGTTGGGCAGAGGACCCGTGCGGGCGGCGGAGCGGCGGCTGTGCTTCGACCCCGTGCTCCGCCGGATCCTCCCCCTTACCCGCGGCATCTCCCTTCTCGTGCAGGACCCGTGGGAGGTCCTCTGCAGCTTCCTCATCTCCCAGAACAACAACATCCCCAAGATCCGCCTTAGCATCGAGCGGCTGTGCCAGGCGCTGGGAGAACGGATCTCGGCCCGGACGGAGGCGTTTACCTTCCCTTCTCCCGAACGCATCGCGGAGGCCCCCGTCCGGATCCTCAAGGGCGCGTCCCTCGGCTATCGTGCCTCGTACCTGCGGGCCACCGCCCGGATCGTGGCCGATCGGCTCGTGGACCTCGGGGCCCTGCGCCGTGCTCCTCTCGAGGAGGCGCGGGAGGCCCTCCTGGAGCTCCCCGGGGTGGGGGAGAAGGTAGCGGAGTGCGTGCTCCTGTTTGGACTCGGGCACCAGGAGGCGTTTCCCGTGGACGTGTGGGTGCGGAGGGCGGTCCTGGAGCTGTACTTCGGCGGACGTACCCGTACTCCACGCGAGATCCGGGTTTGGGCGCGGGAGCGGTTTGGGACGCTGGCGGGCCTGGCCCAGCAGCACCTCTACCACTTCGCCCGTACCTCCGGACGCATCCGGAGCGACCGGGGCGGGGAAGCGGTGTAG
- a CDS encoding NUDIX domain-containing protein, with product MTGPEEEVLVVPRERLFAGDCFEGLRWQGLADFLERIRRHGTFRPRGEVEEDPSWKQIIPYAVVRRGKEVFLFRRTDRGGDARLHHLYALGVGGHVNRQDTGDPLEAGLQRELGEELEFTAPWQARMVAVLNDESTPVSRVHFGLVYEVRTAGDVRVRETQTLVGGFVPVERLRDYYPWMESWSQRVVEGFRW from the coding sequence ATGACGGGACCTGAAGAAGAGGTGCTGGTGGTACCTCGGGAGCGGCTGTTTGCGGGGGACTGCTTCGAGGGCCTCAGGTGGCAGGGACTTGCGGACTTCCTGGAACGGATCCGACGACACGGAACTTTCCGCCCCCGCGGGGAGGTGGAGGAGGATCCCTCGTGGAAGCAGATCATCCCGTACGCGGTGGTGCGCCGCGGGAAGGAGGTGTTTCTGTTCCGACGCACGGACCGGGGCGGGGATGCGCGGCTGCACCACCTGTACGCCCTGGGGGTGGGCGGCCACGTCAACCGGCAGGACACGGGGGATCCCCTGGAGGCGGGGCTACAACGGGAGCTCGGGGAGGAGCTGGAGTTCACGGCTCCCTGGCAGGCGCGGATGGTGGCGGTGCTCAACGACGAGAGCACACCCGTGAGCCGGGTGCACTTCGGGCTGGTGTACGAGGTGCGGACCGCGGGGGACGTGCGGGTGCGGGAGACCCAGACGCTGGTTGGCGGTTTCGTCCCCGTGGAACGCCTGCGGGACTACTATCCCTGGATGGAGAGCTGGTCCCAGCGGGTGGTGGAGGGGTTCAGGTGGTGA
- a CDS encoding monovalent cation/H(+) antiporter subunit G codes for MRELVVSILLVGGAAFTLIAGIGLLRAPDTHSRQQVSTKAATFGAAGALLGSLLFFGGGFQELLVAGFLLLTVPVGTHLLAKAVYELHHHGRGDPKWPDSEGS; via the coding sequence TTGCGTGAGCTGGTGGTCTCCATCCTGCTGGTGGGCGGTGCCGCCTTTACCCTGATTGCGGGAATCGGGCTCTTACGGGCCCCGGACACCCACAGCCGCCAGCAGGTCTCCACGAAAGCAGCCACCTTCGGAGCCGCGGGAGCGCTGCTGGGTTCCCTCCTCTTCTTCGGCGGTGGGTTCCAGGAGCTGTTGGTGGCTGGGTTCCTCCTCCTCACCGTGCCCGTGGGAACCCACCTGCTCGCGAAGGCCGTCTACGAGCTGCATCACCACGGGAGGGGGGATCCGAAGTGGCCAGACTCCGAAGGGTCCTGA